One window of the Candidatus Latescibacterota bacterium genome contains the following:
- a CDS encoding ABC transporter ATP-binding protein → MIEVSEIRKQFGEVRAVDGLSFKVSEGEIFGLLGPNGAGKTTTISMLSGLLAPDSGTITVAGMDISAGDRRAKAMMGVIPQEIALYDELSGRENLHFWGGLYGLTGADLKKATARVLKMVDLTDRADDQVGKYSGGMKRRINLCAGLIHRPKIILLDEPTLGIDPQARIKILEIVKKEAKSGTTIIYTTHYLEEAEELCDRIAIIDKGAIYAEGSLAELVDLAGEEDIITVTGDFKGWKGDNLPEGVRLDHMEEGSLRFYISRKDSLGSLLNSFFGAGISVESVSISEPGLQGVFLKLTGRELRD, encoded by the coding sequence ATGATAGAAGTCAGTGAGATCAGGAAACAGTTTGGAGAAGTCAGGGCCGTTGACGGCCTCAGTTTCAAGGTATCCGAAGGTGAGATCTTCGGCCTTCTCGGCCCGAACGGTGCAGGGAAGACGACTACGATATCGATGCTTTCAGGCCTTCTCGCGCCGGACTCAGGGACAATAACCGTTGCGGGCATGGATATCTCTGCTGGCGACCGCAGAGCGAAAGCCATGATGGGCGTTATCCCGCAGGAGATCGCTCTCTACGATGAACTTTCAGGCCGCGAGAACCTGCATTTCTGGGGTGGTCTTTACGGTCTGACAGGAGCAGATCTTAAAAAGGCGACCGCCAGGGTGCTCAAGATGGTCGACCTGACCGACAGGGCAGACGACCAGGTGGGGAAATACTCTGGAGGGATGAAAAGAAGGATCAACCTCTGTGCCGGTCTCATACACAGGCCGAAGATCATTCTGCTCGATGAGCCGACGCTGGGAATAGATCCTCAGGCGAGGATCAAGATACTCGAGATCGTGAAAAAAGAAGCGAAGTCCGGAACTACGATCATCTATACCACACACTATCTCGAAGAGGCGGAAGAACTCTGTGACAGGATTGCGATCATAGATAAGGGCGCCATCTACGCTGAAGGGAGCCTTGCGGAACTTGTCGATCTTGCGGGAGAAGAAGACATTATCACCGTCACCGGCGATTTCAAGGGCTGGAAAGGCGACAACCTGCCTGAAGGTGTGAGGCTCGACCATATGGAAGAGGGCAGCCTGAGATTTTATATCTCCAGGAAGGACTCTCTGGGGTCTCTTCTCAATTCCTTTTTCGGCGCGGGGATCAGCGTGGAAAGTGTCTCGATCAGCGAGCCGGGGCTTCAGGGCGTATTCCTCAAGCTGACCGGCCGGGAACTGAGGGATTGA
- a CDS encoding PhzF family phenazine biosynthesis protein, producing the protein MSRKIVYEHVDVFTTKPFGGNQLAVFEKPGKLKKTQMQLIAREINFSETTFIFPPKDKEADAKVRIFTPAEEIPFAGHPVLGTAFVILSNKKGKKPSGLELELDSGKISIDVIKSNKTETRLSMNQPVPKFGSALMNRGQAARAVGIKNFDLLGGGVISNGLDFLIIEARDSEVIGQANLNIEEAINVMARHKVIGIYLFARTENPKINIHARFFAPTLSVMEDPATGSAAGALGGYLARILKFPAELKLMISQGKEMGRPSLLQTDVHCDRGMVQKVQVAGSIVRVGEGTISMP; encoded by the coding sequence ATGAGCCGAAAGATAGTTTATGAACATGTCGATGTCTTCACTACGAAGCCATTCGGGGGGAACCAGCTTGCCGTATTCGAAAAGCCGGGCAAGCTGAAAAAGACGCAGATGCAGCTTATCGCGCGGGAGATCAATTTCTCCGAGACGACATTTATTTTTCCGCCCAAGGACAAGGAAGCAGACGCAAAAGTCAGGATCTTTACACCTGCAGAGGAAATTCCGTTTGCCGGCCATCCGGTTCTTGGTACTGCATTTGTGATCCTGTCGAATAAAAAGGGCAAGAAACCGTCTGGTCTTGAGCTGGAGTTGGATTCGGGAAAGATCTCGATTGATGTGATCAAATCGAACAAGACGGAGACGAGACTTTCCATGAACCAGCCGGTTCCAAAGTTCGGGAGTGCTCTCATGAACAGGGGACAGGCGGCCAGGGCTGTAGGAATCAAGAATTTCGACCTCCTTGGCGGGGGAGTGATCTCGAACGGACTTGATTTTCTTATAATCGAGGCCAGAGATTCAGAGGTAATAGGCCAGGCCAACCTGAATATCGAAGAAGCCATCAACGTGATGGCCAGACATAAAGTCATAGGCATATATCTTTTTGCCAGGACAGAAAATCCAAAGATCAATATACATGCCCGGTTTTTCGCGCCGACACTCTCTGTCATGGAGGACCCGGCGACGGGATCGGCTGCCGGGGCTCTGGGAGGTTACCTGGCCAGGATACTCAAGTTCCCGGCCGAGCTCAAGCTTATGATCAGCCAGGGTAAAGAGATGGGCAGGCCAAGCCTTCTTCAGACAGATGTCCATTGTGATCGTGGTATGGTGCAGAAAGTCCAGGTCGCAGGTTCGATAGTGAGGGTGGGAGAAGGCACAATATCGATGCCTTGA
- a CDS encoding S9 family peptidase — MRYPFSKIPVMLLLLSLYATIVTLPVGAHEGDINGEPHALTFDDLISLGRIGSFEISPEGDLVAFTVTWFDKESNSSNTDIYMVRTDGGQPWNFVRSSGSDYAPCWSPDGKELAFVSDREGSSQIWIIPTGGGEARRITDIPTGVSDPLWSPDGRTMAFTSRVYPECDDMDCNAEKLDEWKNSEVKARLIDHLMFRHWNHWREGRWSHLFLTDIDSSSLVEINRGMTDVPPISLGGERDYDFSPDGDEICYSMNPDQMVAISTNNDLYIMSVKDGTTTSITSENLSNDNNPRYSPDGRYIAYRAQMKAGFEADRYRLMLYDRREKKTLNLTEDFDYGIGNFDWSPDSRSIFFSTQDRGRYSICKVGIRGATPEKVITGGYDNNLRISPDGRKIVFARQSVDRPTDLYTSTMKGKKISPLTDINAHLLADLAMNPLEEFWFDGAATKVHGMIVKPPFFEEGRKYPVIVLIHGGPQGAFGDNFHYRWNVQMFASPGYVVATFNFTGSTGYGQAFTDAISGDWGGAPYTDIMNGLDYMLENFDYIDPDRIGAAGASYGGYMVDWIEGHTDRFTCLVSHAGVYNLESMYGATEELWFPEWEFGGMPWTSREIYEKFSPHRFVAEFKTPCLVVHGEHDYRVPYTQGLEFFTALQRQGVPSKLLFFPDEDHFVRKPQNAELWWNTLHDWFEKYLKE; from the coding sequence ATGAGATATCCGTTCTCGAAGATCCCGGTCATGCTGCTCCTTCTTTCGCTGTATGCCACGATAGTGACCCTGCCCGTCGGAGCACACGAAGGAGATATCAATGGTGAACCTCACGCGTTGACATTCGACGACCTGATCTCGCTTGGAAGGATCGGCAGTTTCGAGATATCACCCGAGGGAGACCTGGTCGCCTTTACCGTGACCTGGTTCGACAAGGAGAGTAATTCTTCCAACACCGACATCTACATGGTCAGGACTGACGGGGGACAGCCGTGGAACTTCGTCAGGAGCAGTGGAAGCGACTACGCCCCGTGCTGGTCACCCGACGGAAAAGAGCTGGCCTTCGTCTCCGATCGCGAAGGCAGTTCACAGATATGGATAATCCCGACCGGCGGTGGTGAAGCACGCAGGATCACAGACATTCCGACAGGAGTGTCCGACCCCCTGTGGTCCCCTGACGGCAGGACCATGGCATTCACATCTCGAGTATATCCCGAATGCGATGACATGGATTGTAACGCTGAAAAACTGGATGAATGGAAAAACAGCGAGGTCAAGGCCCGCTTGATCGATCATCTGATGTTCCGCCACTGGAATCACTGGAGAGAGGGACGATGGAGCCATCTCTTCCTGACCGATATCGACAGTTCCTCACTCGTAGAGATTAACAGGGGCATGACGGACGTCCCCCCGATCTCGCTCGGGGGAGAACGTGACTACGATTTCTCGCCTGACGGAGACGAGATATGCTATTCCATGAATCCTGACCAGATGGTGGCCATCTCGACTAACAACGACCTGTATATCATGTCGGTCAAGGATGGTACGACGACATCGATCACATCGGAGAACCTGTCCAACGATAACAACCCCCGTTATTCGCCCGACGGGAGATATATCGCCTACAGAGCCCAGATGAAGGCCGGGTTCGAGGCCGACCGTTATCGCCTGATGCTGTATGACCGCCGAGAAAAAAAGACACTTAATCTCACGGAAGATTTTGATTACGGTATCGGCAATTTCGATTGGAGTCCGGACAGCCGTTCGATCTTCTTCTCTACGCAGGACCGGGGACGTTACTCGATCTGCAAAGTGGGTATACGTGGGGCCACGCCGGAAAAAGTAATCACAGGCGGATATGATAACAACCTGAGAATATCTCCTGACGGCAGGAAGATAGTATTCGCGAGGCAGAGTGTCGACCGACCGACCGACCTCTACACATCCACGATGAAAGGTAAAAAAATATCGCCGCTTACCGATATAAATGCCCATCTGCTCGCCGACCTGGCAATGAACCCGCTCGAAGAGTTCTGGTTTGACGGAGCTGCTACGAAGGTACACGGGATGATCGTCAAACCTCCTTTCTTTGAAGAAGGCCGGAAATATCCGGTTATCGTGTTGATCCACGGTGGCCCGCAGGGCGCGTTCGGAGACAACTTCCATTACAGGTGGAACGTCCAGATGTTCGCATCACCGGGGTATGTGGTGGCTACATTCAACTTTACAGGCAGCACCGGGTACGGACAGGCATTCACTGACGCGATCAGCGGCGACTGGGGAGGCGCGCCGTATACCGACATCATGAACGGACTGGACTATATGCTGGAAAACTTCGATTATATCGACCCTGACAGGATCGGCGCGGCTGGAGCATCGTACGGCGGATATATGGTCGACTGGATCGAGGGCCATACCGACAGGTTCACCTGCCTCGTCTCACACGCCGGAGTCTACAACCTCGAATCGATGTACGGTGCCACTGAGGAATTGTGGTTCCCGGAATGGGAGTTTGGCGGCATGCCATGGACGAGCAGGGAGATCTATGAAAAGTTTTCGCCACACAGGTTCGTCGCGGAATTCAAAACGCCATGTCTCGTCGTCCATGGAGAACACGACTACAGGGTCCCGTATACCCAGGGCCTCGAATTCTTCACCGCGTTGCAGCGGCAGGGAGTCCCCTCGAAACTACTCTTCTTCCCGGATGAGGACCATTTTGTAAGGAAGCCTCAGAACGCGGAACTCTGGTGGAACACGCTACATGACTGGTTCGAGAAGTATCTCAAGGAATAG
- a CDS encoding ABC transporter permease translates to MKRTDPLRLIWLIARTDLALTFKERSTVFWAFVMPFVFIFVFGQFGNSSGRSGVSATITIENNDRGPLGDDLINTLKRENIGLVDSLAEGADAVRTLVIPDDFSEKVFSRERTAVYLRKDEGSNIQAGETAAVAITRGLIKVVSTLLEIENGMIGSGSPYLSITGDSLNGNLQLVIDELPEGDTMMESRIDSLMARDPGVLVDSKMAGRGVEPPGGFQGAVPGNLVMFVLMTMAFGGITLAIERKSRVLMRIGVSPAGRREIVAGKLLGRMMLGSLQILVLLVAGRYLFGISLGNSIPALVVLMLSFAFCAGGFSILFGSLFSNPDQVSGFAVITSLAMSALGGCWWPLEIVSRPFRIVAFLLPTGWTMDGIHKLISFGYGFSSVVTHVAVLWLFGLVFTAIAAKRLKLQE, encoded by the coding sequence ATGAAACGGACAGACCCTCTCAGGCTGATCTGGCTCATCGCCCGTACCGACCTTGCCCTGACTTTCAAGGAGCGGAGCACCGTCTTCTGGGCCTTTGTCATGCCTTTTGTCTTTATCTTTGTTTTCGGACAGTTCGGAAACAGTTCAGGTCGGTCGGGAGTGAGCGCTACGATAACGATAGAGAACAATGACAGGGGACCGCTCGGCGACGACCTGATCAATACCCTCAAACGTGAGAATATCGGCCTTGTGGACAGTCTCGCTGAGGGAGCCGATGCGGTGAGAACGCTGGTTATCCCGGACGATTTCTCCGAGAAGGTCTTTTCCAGGGAAAGGACAGCGGTCTATCTCCGCAAGGACGAAGGTTCGAACATTCAGGCAGGGGAGACGGCAGCTGTCGCCATAACCCGGGGGCTGATCAAGGTCGTATCGACACTTCTCGAGATCGAGAACGGGATGATCGGGTCGGGCAGCCCGTATCTCTCGATAACAGGAGATTCTCTCAACGGAAACCTGCAGTTGGTGATCGATGAATTGCCTGAAGGAGATACGATGATGGAGTCCCGGATCGATTCGCTGATGGCGAGAGATCCAGGCGTGCTGGTCGATAGTAAGATGGCCGGGCGAGGTGTCGAACCGCCGGGAGGTTTCCAGGGAGCGGTCCCGGGCAATCTAGTGATGTTCGTGCTTATGACGATGGCTTTTGGAGGCATCACCCTGGCGATCGAGAGAAAGAGCAGGGTGTTGATGCGGATCGGAGTCTCCCCGGCAGGCCGCCGGGAAATCGTCGCGGGAAAACTGCTCGGCAGGATGATGCTCGGATCTCTTCAGATCCTTGTTCTTCTGGTCGCCGGAAGGTACCTCTTTGGAATAAGTCTTGGTAACTCTATCCCTGCGCTGGTCGTTCTTATGCTTTCCTTCGCGTTCTGCGCCGGTGGATTCTCTATTCTCTTCGGGTCGCTGTTCAGTAATCCCGATCAGGTGTCGGGATTCGCCGTTATAACGTCGCTCGCGATGTCGGCTCTCGGGGGCTGCTGGTGGCCGCTGGAAATCGTTTCAAGGCCGTTCAGGATCGTGGCCTTCCTCCTTCCGACAGGTTGGACGATGGACGGGATCCACAAGCTTATCTCATTCGGATACGGATTTTCATCGGTGGTTACTCATGTCGCGGTATTGTGGCTCTTCGGCCTCGTATTCACGGCAATAGCAGCGAAAAGACTTAAGCTGCAAGAATGA
- a CDS encoding ABC transporter permease: MNTILRIFILDLRRRMKSPLAIVLTMCIPLVMTLIIGSVFGRAGDVKLPRIKMLLVDNDGGLAARFLRQGLEQGQLAEMVEVIPVVEEEGERLMAKGEASAMVVIPDSFTTRVVDGLPVTIRVVKNPSESFLPIIAEEIISTFGVILDCGTNTFKEPLRKSKEILTAEGWPSLNEIQTLMDEAKVIFALTGGYLTDTLISVEESTVSEAGDEGGGGSSGVNVFSYVMAGSMMIGLLFTSNIMLRDIVRERASGTLTRILAAPLSIWHVVAGKLLAAYMVTMVACLALLIIGRFAFGMDLGGPVVLAVHLSATMFMITGFMTFCFGLIRSERSADAIVSVLIIVISLLGGGLIPISQMGGMFRSIALFSPVYWASDGFMEIFLNQAGLADIIQNIAILVGIGLVTLMPGTWLLGRNLRKGGSK, translated from the coding sequence ATGAATACGATACTCAGAATATTCATCCTCGATCTGAGGAGAAGGATGAAAAGTCCTCTCGCTATCGTTCTCACGATGTGTATCCCCCTGGTGATGACGTTGATAATCGGGTCGGTCTTTGGACGCGCGGGAGATGTGAAGCTGCCAAGGATAAAAATGCTTCTCGTAGATAATGATGGAGGCCTGGCGGCGCGGTTTCTGAGGCAGGGACTCGAACAGGGACAGCTCGCGGAGATGGTAGAGGTGATCCCTGTCGTCGAAGAAGAGGGAGAGCGTTTAATGGCCAAAGGTGAAGCGTCGGCCATGGTCGTGATCCCGGACAGTTTCACCACTAGGGTAGTCGATGGTCTGCCGGTCACTATCCGGGTCGTGAAGAATCCCTCGGAATCGTTTCTGCCGATAATCGCGGAAGAGATCATATCGACGTTCGGAGTTATCCTCGACTGCGGGACGAATACTTTCAAAGAACCTCTTAGAAAGTCGAAAGAGATCCTGACTGCCGAAGGGTGGCCCTCGCTGAATGAGATTCAGACACTTATGGATGAGGCGAAGGTTATATTCGCTCTTACCGGCGGATACCTGACTGATACACTGATCTCTGTCGAAGAATCTACAGTCTCCGAAGCCGGGGATGAAGGGGGAGGAGGGTCTTCGGGAGTCAATGTCTTCTCGTATGTCATGGCTGGAAGCATGATGATAGGCCTTCTCTTTACCAGTAACATCATGCTCAGGGATATAGTAAGGGAAAGGGCCTCGGGCACACTGACCAGGATCCTTGCCGCACCGTTGAGTATCTGGCACGTCGTGGCCGGAAAACTGCTGGCTGCCTACATGGTCACAATGGTGGCCTGTCTGGCACTGCTGATCATAGGGCGATTCGCTTTTGGCATGGACCTCGGTGGACCCGTCGTTCTCGCCGTACATCTCTCGGCTACCATGTTTATGATCACCGGATTTATGACATTCTGCTTCGGCCTGATCAGGAGTGAAAGGTCGGCTGACGCGATCGTATCTGTCCTGATCATCGTCATATCTCTTCTCGGTGGAGGTTTGATCCCGATCAGTCAGATGGGTGGGATGTTCAGGTCGATAGCGTTGTTTTCTCCGGTCTACTGGGCCAGCGACGGATTCATGGAAATATTCCTCAACCAGGCCGGCCTGGCAGATATTATCCAGAATATCGCCATACTGGTCGGGATCGGGTTGGTCACTCTTATGCCCGGTACCTGGTTACTTGGAAGAAACCTGAGAAAAGGAGGGTCGAAATGA